A genomic segment from Acidobacteriota bacterium encodes:
- the atpB gene encoding F0F1 ATP synthase subunit A, with protein MYSLLSFFFFLSGAAETAAEHGESAGGHAHQPWFAEQIYHALHLTPEQLPPNIIHALISALICIVGLKLLIGKPSVDKPGAGQQMVEVVVLQVRSMLEQGIGAYGLKYLSFLLPLTFFILISNLMGLIPIFEPPTNKLSTTLALGLCSFCYYIYMGFSQQGVVYLKHFTAGLTSGIFAIIGILIFFVEVFSNSLRPITLGVRLMINMFADEQVLDGFGAIVPVVIPSALLVLGTFVCFVQTFIFIQLSIVYLGETVPHDDHHDEEHGHEDHAHEEGKLAHAH; from the coding sequence ATGTACTCGCTTTTGTCATTTTTCTTCTTTTTATCTGGGGCCGCTGAAACAGCGGCTGAACATGGTGAAAGCGCCGGGGGACACGCACATCAACCCTGGTTTGCTGAACAGATTTATCACGCCCTCCACTTAACCCCGGAACAGCTCCCACCCAACATCATTCACGCCCTGATTTCGGCGTTGATTTGCATCGTTGGACTCAAGCTTTTGATTGGGAAGCCATCGGTTGATAAACCAGGCGCCGGGCAGCAAATGGTTGAAGTGGTGGTGTTACAGGTTCGCAGCATGCTGGAACAGGGAATAGGTGCCTATGGCTTGAAGTATCTCTCGTTCCTGCTGCCACTCACCTTCTTCATTTTAATTTCAAATCTGATGGGGCTGATCCCGATTTTTGAGCCACCGACCAATAAGCTGAGCACCACGCTGGCTTTGGGGCTTTGCTCATTTTGTTACTACATCTACATGGGATTTAGTCAACAAGGGGTTGTCTATCTCAAGCACTTCACCGCCGGGCTGACTTCGGGCATTTTCGCCATCATTGGTATTTTGATTTTCTTTGTGGAAGTTTTCAGTAACAGCCTGCGCCCGATCACACTTGGCGTCCGTTTGATGATCAACATGTTTGCGGATGAGCAGGTGCTCGACGGATTTGGCGCCATTGTCCCGGTTGTCATTCCAAGCGCATTGCTGGTTTTGGGCACCTTCGTTTGCTTTGTGCAAACTTTCATTTTCATCCAGCTTTCAATTGTGTACCTGGGCGAGACCGTGCCACACGATGACCATCACGACGAAGAACATGGCCACGAAGACCACGCTCATGAAGAAGGCAAGCTGGCTCACGCTCACTGA